Proteins co-encoded in one Erinaceus europaeus chromosome 2, mEriEur2.1, whole genome shotgun sequence genomic window:
- the RGS9BP gene encoding regulator of G-protein signaling 9-binding protein has translation MASEECKAMLDALNKVTACYHHLVLTVGGSADSQNLREELQKTRQKAQELAVATCARLTAALRDRNLQGEERREFERLWVTFSGCLDLLEADMRRALALGSAFPLHRPRRPLVRTGVAGDASRVAARALSARSLRHEAESDFDALDLGQLEREILQVSEMIHNMEMKVNVPRWTVQARQGPGAELQSVGAAAISSVGCGSVQERTGPCDLSKAKAAAVFGAVLLSAVALAVCVAKLS, from the coding sequence ATGGCTAGCGAGGAGTGCAAGGCGATGCTGGACGCGCTCAACAAGGTGACCGCGTGCTACCACCACCTGGTGCTGACCGTCGGCGGCTCGGCGGACTCGCAGAACCTGCGCGAGGAGCTGCAGAAGACGCGCCAGAAGGCGCAGGAGCTAGCGGTGGCCACCTGCGCCCGACTGACGGCCGCCCTGCGCGACCGGAACCTGCAAGGCGAGGAGCGCCGGGAGTTCGAGCGCCTCTGGGTGACCTTCTCTGGCTGCCTGGACCTGCTGGAAGCCGACATGCGGCGCGCACTGGCGCTGGGCTCCGCCTTCCCGCTGCACCGGCCGCGGCGGCCCCTGGTGCGCACCGGCGTGGCGGGCGATGCCTCCCGGGTGGCCGCGCGCGCCCTGAGCGCCCGGAGCCTGCGGCACGAGGCGGAGAGCGACTTCGACGCGCTCGACCTGGGGCAGCTGGAGCGAGAGATCCTGCAAGTCAGCGAGATGATCCACAATATGGAGATGAAGGTCAACGTGCCCCGCTGGACGGTGCAGGCCCGGCAGGGTCCGGGTGCCGAGCTCCAGTCCGTGGGCGCCGCCGCCATCTCCTCGGTGGGCTGCGGGTCGGTGCAAGAGCGCACTGGGCCCTGCGACCTGAGCAAGGCCAAGGCCGCCGCGGTCTTCGGCGCCGTGCTGCTGTCCGCTGTGGCCCTGGCCGTGTGCGTGGCCAAGCTGAGCTGA